atttttactgtGGGGTTTTAAGCACTGTAACCTGTATTGAGCCAGTGGgtgtggcaggtaataaatttttaaaaaatgaaaaaatgatcCAAGTATTTATGGGACAAAAAATCTGCTCTACGATTTTAACAAATGAGGTGCTTTATTACTTGTTATCATATTTTCTGTTGTAGATCCAACAAGgacaagaatttaaaaaaatctcagaatggGCAGAAAAATACCCCTATGCCTTTCCTAGATGGTTTGGTGGCTTTTCAGCTAGTTTACTAATCAACCACCCGGATTATGCTAAAGCTGTGTTTGCTCGACAAGGTACTTATCTGTTATTCAATTATCAGCCTTTAGTAGCTAAATAGTTACTTTTGCAGAGCTGTTTATACACATATTCCTTATAAAAAACATTTTCCGCCAGATGGGTTCTGAGGAAGATTAAGTAAAATATTAGAATGATCAGGAAAAACACAACAATCATTAGCTGCAGCTAAACAACAATAGCAGCAAATATCAGCAATCTACTGTCTTTAATGTAGGGTTGTAACCATCAATACATAACTCATCAGGACCTAGGCAATCACACCCAGACATTAGGAGTGTGCACATAAAAGTGTGATTCTATCCTACTTTCCTCCATCCTCAAACAGCCTCCAAGACACTAATGCTGGATGCTGCAGAACTTGCATAGCCAAAGATCCGAATGACCTAAGGGGCTTCAATGAAGAGGTACAACAAAGCAATAACTTACCCACCTTTTCCATCAATGAACATTATGGTGGCATAAAAGTAGTTTTCCCAAAAAGTAGGGCTCATAAttagaactgccccccccccaaaaaaacaggtcAAATCACTGCCTCCTTGACCACAGGCAGCACAACTCCCACTCTCAAGGAAGCATTTACCACTCCTCTTACCCACTTGGCCTGCCCCATCTGGCAGTGTTACCTTTCTTCAGTGTGTATTTTTGTTCACTTTGCTCTCCCAGCCTCAAGAAACAGCACCAAGAAGGTATCAGGAGGATTCTGGAGAAGGGTAAATTGGGAAAGAACTTCATCCTTGTACATCCCTACAGATGTACTCTGTAGGGTTCAAGCCAAAGCAATCCTTGCTTCTATCAGTGGATACTACCCtcctaaaaaaaacataaaaaaggAACAAAGAAGCCTATGTGAACCAAAACGGTTTTATGTGACAGAAATAAAAATGGTCTTGTGACAAATAAAACGAGCAAATTTGAACAGCTTTGAAGAGCTCCAGATGTCAACCTGGTATAAAATGCAGAACACAAGAGTACAGAGTACAGAGCAGGTTTTGTTCAAAACCAGGAGAAGGTTATTGAAGAGAGCCCCTTGAAATACCCTTATTTGTTTAAGAACATTTAACATCCAGTGGATATGCAAGGGACCTCCACTTGAATATAGAAGTTGTTTTACCACACTGGTGATTGAAAATGatataaaacatattttatgtatatctgtgtttttctaaaacaattgtgtgtaCTTAACATTGACCtctgaagcagagctgtataGGTCAAAATGTTACGTCTTGGATGTTACGACATAACTAACTTATATATGTGTGACTCGTGTCACTCCCTACTGTTcttattgttttttatatatttatatatttgcacTCCATGAATAAAATTCAgatgaaatacattttttattATAAAAAGTAGCATTTTCTGAATTTAAAATAAACCAGTCTTGGAGTATTCACCATAGGGACATTTAGCTCTTGACCAATGTTGTCCTATGCTTGATTATAAAAATCTTCTAAATTACATTTTTCAGATCCTAAGAGTATGCAGGTCTACAGGTTCTTTATTCCCTGGATTGGTAAGTAGAATTATGATTCAtcctttataaatatatatagtatGCTTGGTTACCCAAGGAACAGAAGTTATAAGCAGAGAAGCTATAATCCTCTCCAGCCCTGATTTAGGAATCTTTTTAGTCTCTTTTTACCAGATTCTGAATTTGGTGCAGTATTTTTTATCAAGTAAGAGAAAGACTTTTCAAGTACAAAAAGTggatggaaaaagaaaagaaaaagaggagacaAAAATAACAGCAATTCTCctaattattttgtattatttcttagAAATAGCTGTTAAAAGCAATCATCTAGACATTTTGATTATCCCAGATCATTCTATGCCCCCTTTAGTCCTTCGTGGAAATGTGCAACAAATAACTTGAATTTTCCCTAGATTTTTATCAAAATATTGGTGAAGCTTCATATGAAATTTAAACGATATGATGACAATTTAATGCAAATGTATTGTAAATTTCTTTTCCACTGTGTCTGGTTTCCCCATTTCAATACATACTCTGTCTTTTCAAACACAGTTCTTTTCAGAGCCCTTTACACTGATGATGTCATCAGTTTTTTGTTATCCAAATAATAAGTAGGTGGTCTCTGTTACATACTGTATTGATAGTGCCTGTTATATATTAATGATGCCCTGCTTTCTGGAATGCAAACATCTGCCCCCACCTACTATGTACGTAAGAATTTTAATTGCTTATAAAATGGAAACACTTTTACCTAACAGCCTGAAATTTGGTAGGGATGATCCCTAGAGTACTGGGTATAATCTCTGAAAATGGTATCCCGGCTGGATTTGGATGAGCTATATAGTCATAAATGTGTTTCCCCTTGAaacaaagaataaatatttttcaaatggACATGTGCTGTACAACAACGAAAAAGAAGAATATGCATTTAGAATGAACCAAAACAGAAATGTAGAAATCTTTGTCATTCCATTCACTATGTACAAAAAGTTGCTTTTGGTCAATATCCATCCATAAaacgcccgcggcgccgtgggcgccacggactaaataattcgttaagcccttggggggagggctttgtccgtgatgaggaaggggcctgattggccccttcctccagacagaccatcggccgggccaatcggcaggtgcaaagcgcctgccgaatggcccggctgattcccagcctgctgggagcacggctgccgggggctccctgcccggcagccgggggctccctgcccggctaAGCGCCTCTCGCGGCTTCAGGCACaaagggaatccccagcagccgtgctctgtgcgactgccgggggctccctggtctagcgcccgctgtatttagatacagcgggcttgattagtAGTGTATTCATAAACTGTACTGTTTACACTGCAACCTCTCTAGGTCTCCCCCACCCAGTCCCAACCCCCACAATTAAGCATGCAGAATAACATCCTTAAGCCAAGAGAACTCATAAGAATATATGATcactatctgtaaaccgctccacaggagtggtaggaataaagcactaagggcaatgtgggaggagaaagggacggggtgagtctgggataaaaaatTTGAAGGGGCTGATCAGGAGCCATAAAGCGTCTGAGACACGccggccctgctcttttccccagGACAAAGCGGCGGccttgggtgggaagggggcagggggagcggCTTCATCCTGGGGAAAAGAGCAGGTTCGACGCGTCTGCGATGTGcgggccctgctcttttccctggGACGAAGCAGCAGCctcgggtggggagggggttggggggagcTGCGGGGGCCTTCTGCTGGCCCCAGAAGCAGCCTCGCAGGGCTGTCCCTGCGCCCGGCAGAAGCCCCAAGGTGGCCAGGGAGCCGGCCAGGGGGGGCTGCTGGGCCCACACCTCTCTGCCCCACGGTGAacccctgagcccccccccacttgcaaTCACACTCCGCCACTGCTTCTCAGCACCcaagcacccagccacccactaCTCTCTTCCCCTGCGACCCCCCTCACCCCCTCtcactctgcctctttctctccctcttgcttgctctgtttctctctttctcctttcctttctttctccctttcttcctttcttccttccttctctccatccatccacccaccccttcaTCCCCTTTCTCGCTCCTATGcacctttctttctgcctttctttctcccattcttgctcccatCATTTagtgggcaccaagaaaggtgGCACCACTGCTTTTCAAATATTATTTTCTGTCACGGCCCCAGACACTGTATGTCATTCAGTATATCTGTACAAAAAGGTCCATATTAGGAATGCCTTGCTCCTCTAAAATCCCAAGCATCCCTCAATTAGGgtatagcctcttgtggcttagagtgttaaggcagcagacatgctgtctgaaagctctgcccatgaggctgggagttcaatcctagcagccggctcaaggttgactcagccttccatccttccgaggttggtaaaatgagtgcccagcttgctggggggtaaacggtaatgactggggaaggcactggcaaaccaccccatattgaatctgccatgaaaatgctggagggcgtcaccccaagggtcagacatgactcggtgcttgcacaggggatacctttacctttaccttaatctgTTTAGGCTCTGCAATATTCttaaatttctctttctttctttctttctttctttctttctttctttctttctttctttctttctttctttctttctttctttctttctttctttctttctttctttctttctttctttctttcttttgttccacAGGCAAAGGGCTGCTGATCCTAAGCGGACCAAAGTGGTTTCAACATCGTCGATTGTTGACTCCAGGGTTCCattatgacattttaaaacattatgtACCCCTGATTGCGGATTCAGCCAAAGAGATGTTGGTAGGTATAATATTGATGTTGCTGTTTTCTTATATCTCTGAAGAGAGAAGAGTAAGATCAAGGGGAATAAGAGACTGATGAAAAatattacatttctgtaacactaAAAATACTTATACAACAAATTCAAAATAATGAAACTGACCATTATGTTCAATGAGCATGAAATGTTCAGTATGCTTATAAGCCAAGCCAGTCCTCCCCAGTCCATTCCCCTTGCACAAATGTACATAGTTCGTTAAGGTAGTAGTTACCAATTTTATCTTTGTTGAAAAATGTGCTCACATAATAAGAATGTTAACCATAATAGCCATTCCATTTAGCTATGCCACAGTGTCTTGAAAACTAACTTTCCTTATATATTTTAGGATAAATGGGAGAATCTGATTGCCAAGGATGCCATGAAGTCACTGGAGGTGTTTGAACATGTCAGCTTGATGACTCTAGACAGCATAATGAAATGTGCATTCAGTTACCAGAGCAATTGCCAGACTCATAGGTTTGTATTGTCTAAATCCAATAGTAATTTTTCTTTGAACTGTGACTATTATCATTAAaatgaaaagattttaaaaataaattttgtctCCAGACAGTTGGATTATTATGTCAAAGCTGTATATGACCTGACCTATCTACTGTCTCAGAGAGCCCGCACACTCTTGCTTCGGAATGATCTCATCTATTGGTGCAGTTCAGATGGGCGTCATTTCCGGGAAGCCTGCAAATTGGCCCATGAACATACAGGTACCACCCCACTTTCCATTCACAGAATGAAAAAATACTAAAAAGCACATACTGTATGGCAAACCAATCATTAAAAATCCTTAGAATTGCAAAACAGGAACTGGATTAAACTTAAACATACtgaataaatgttaaaaaattcTCTCAAAAAGCACACATGCATAACATATGCTAAATGCACCTTCACAGAAAATCCATCAAAAAGAGGCAAAACAGGCATTTAGTATACTGTCCTCTTTTAAATATATCTTCATCAGAAAAAAGCAGTGTGGAAGACAGTCAAATAAGTTTTAAAGTGATAACAAATATATGTTTGTATTCAAACATATataactacccactcatccttgccaagtTTCCTCAGTtcttctgtctgtgttaaactactCTGTCAGGACTGAATTCCAAATCTATCAGTACTCAGCTCTTCTCAgatagggctgaaatcagactaaaTTCTTCTCGGCATCCAGTTCAGACATTTTTCTCTGCTCATCTGATGCTAACCAGTCAAATCtgttggaacagcctgtcactcaagactcTCTAGTTCTGTGAATAATCAACCTTTCACAGTCTGATCAGTTTACACAGCAATTCTAAGCCTTTAAAAGTACAGTCCATCACACCACCTTTAACCACTACCTGAAAAGACCATGCTAGAGACTGTGGGAGCCAAGTGGCCAGAAAAGCCATATGAGGTAGGACTGTAGTGAGAAAGGGAACTCAGGGAGATACCTCCACCTTTTTTAAATGCCAGCAAAAAAGATGATGGGAATCAATCCAGTGTTATGACTTCAGGTTAAAGCCACCATGTCAGTAAATATCTTCTCTAATACATGTCACAGAAAAAGTCatagaaaacaggaggagatccTTCAAGGAGAATGGAGAGCTCGAGAAGATTCAGAAGAAACGAAACTTGGATTTTCTAGATATTCTTCTTTGTGCCAAAGTAAGAAACTTTAATCTGATGTCTTTGTTATGTGCTGTTAGCCTAACTAAATAACCATTCTTCCTATGTGGCATTGTGTATATTCCATGAAGACAGCaggggtagccatgctggtctgaagcagcagaacaaagtttgagtccagtggcatctttaagacaaagttttattcaagatagaagCTTTTGTGAGCAGGCACACTTTTTCAGAGTAAAGGTATTACTGGACTGTGTGTATTCCAATTAGGCATCAACAACATGTTAACATGTCCCAGATTTCATCTAACTTGAGTTTAAAAAGGAAGCCTTTTATCTTCCCTTGACTTTTTAATGTAGAAAATGTTTTTATGTCTCAATCAGTTTTGACTAATCTAATAGCACATCTTCTTGCTTATCAGGATGAAAATGGAGTTGGGTTATCTGATGAAGATCTGCGTGCGGAAGTAGACACCTTCATGTTTGAAGGCCATGATACCACAACCAGTGGTATTTCCTGGATCTTACATGCTATGGCTCAGAATCCCGGACATCAGCAAAGATGCAGGGAGGAACTAAAGGATGCTTTGGGAGAACGAGACACAGTGCAGTGGTGAGAATTATTATAACCTGATGTCTTTGTATTGTTTGTTTTGAATCAGTGATCCCTGACAGAGTTCCTAATACAGTTTGGTTGCAATTCAATATGtgcttattttaaataaacagaatTTGGCCACTACTGAGTTTTCCCTACTTTGATTCATCTCATTGTTACCAAACCTTTTACCACTCTGGGATACTATTGCTTTTACATTCATGTGTGACCTCTCATCCAACCATAGCAAGCTTCCACATCTGGGGTTTATTGGTTTGTTTTAACTTACAGAGGAACCTGTTAATATGATATCAGCTTTTGATATATTATTACATGTTTTCTTGTtggtaaaaaaaatccccaactcATATGCTTTGGATTCCAATAGTGCCTTAAGATTATGTGCAAGAAAATAccatcgtagagttggaagggacttccagggtcatctagtctaacctcctgcacagtgcaggaactcacaactatctgcccacccagtaaccccaatttcatgcccaagtgattcctccccccaaaatctccagaatacaacctggtctggaggaaattgacCTACCATACcccagtggtgattagcaattccctgagtatgcaaggaagagacaaatcctggtacatcccttcctgcccacctactcacaattgcctaagttcataaaaacagcatttctgtcagattactatctaggctctgcttaaaaacttccaaagacagagaactcaccacctccagaggaagcctgttccactgaggaaccgctctaactgtgaggaacttcatccagatgtttagccgaaaattcttttgaattcatttcaacacattggttctggtcagaccctctggggccacagaaaacaatactgctccatcttctatatgacaacccttcaagtatttgaagatggttatcatatcacctcttagtcatcttctctccaggctaaacaggcaaagctccctcaacctttcctcaaatgacttggtctccaaccccctcaccatcttcattgccctcctctggacatgctccagtttctctatgtCTTTCTTCAGTtctagtgc
The nucleotide sequence above comes from Paroedura picta isolate Pp20150507F chromosome 4, Ppicta_v3.0, whole genome shotgun sequence. Encoded proteins:
- the LOC143835726 gene encoding cytochrome P450 4A4-like, whose amino-acid sequence is MAFMSERMMITSPHVLHLLIGLSFIFLLLKTIQLYWKRKELLNAFKKFPGPPSHWFYGHNKEIQQGQEFKKISEWAEKYPYAFPRWFGGFSASLLINHPDYAKAVFARQDPKSMQVYRFFIPWIGKGLLILSGPKWFQHRRLLTPGFHYDILKHYVPLIADSAKEMLDKWENLIAKDAMKSLEVFEHVSLMTLDSIMKCAFSYQSNCQTHRQLDYYVKAVYDLTYLLSQRARTLLLRNDLIYWCSSDGRHFREACKLAHEHTEKVIENRRRSFKENGELEKIQKKRNLDFLDILLCAKDENGVGLSDEDLRAEVDTFMFEGHDTTTSGISWILHAMAQNPGHQQRCREELKDALGERDTVQWEDLGKMTYTTMCIKEALRLYPPVPAVSRQLSKPITFCDGRTLPKGSKVAISIYNIHRNPSIWEDPEVFDPTRFSLENSSQRHSHAFVPFAAGPRNCIGQQFAMNEIKVAIAQILLRFEILPDPAKLPIPIPQVVLKSQNGIHILLKKLDGQ